The proteins below are encoded in one region of Fibrella aestuarina BUZ 2:
- a CDS encoding glycosyltransferase family 2 protein, which yields MSQVSIVAPLYNEQATFPHLVKRLNALMDTSDLDIDVVLVDDGSRDQTAVMMSDLALNDPRYHAVFLSRNYGHQTALTAGLAVARGTEAVMVIDGDLQDPPELVTSFYAKLKEGYDVVYAVRQKRKEGIVKRSAYFLFYRFLASISSIKIPLDSGDFAMMSRRVVNVMNSMPEESRYLRGMRSWIGFKQIGMPYERDERIAGEAKYSFKMLWRLAYNGIFNFSEYPIKFITNLGLWTLGFAVIYLIYNLVRKFAYDDVPQGFTATIFLITLFSGVQLIALGIIGEYVLRIFFQVKGRPLFIIREQIKDSQPVGQGEVLNV from the coding sequence ATGTCGCAAGTTTCTATTGTTGCGCCGCTGTATAATGAACAGGCCACGTTTCCGCATCTGGTAAAACGCCTCAACGCACTCATGGATACCAGCGATCTCGATATCGATGTAGTGTTGGTGGATGATGGGAGCCGTGACCAGACAGCCGTGATGATGAGCGACTTAGCCCTGAATGACCCTCGTTACCATGCGGTCTTTCTGTCGCGCAACTACGGGCATCAAACGGCCCTGACGGCTGGTTTGGCCGTGGCGCGGGGCACCGAGGCCGTGATGGTGATCGACGGTGATTTGCAGGACCCGCCCGAACTGGTCACCAGCTTTTACGCCAAGCTCAAAGAAGGCTACGACGTGGTGTATGCCGTGCGGCAGAAACGCAAGGAGGGCATCGTGAAGCGGTCGGCCTATTTTCTGTTTTATCGGTTTCTGGCGTCGATTTCGTCCATCAAAATTCCGCTCGATAGCGGCGATTTTGCCATGATGAGCCGCCGGGTGGTGAACGTGATGAACAGCATGCCCGAAGAGAGCCGCTACCTGCGCGGGATGCGGAGCTGGATTGGCTTTAAGCAGATCGGGATGCCCTACGAGCGCGACGAACGCATCGCCGGCGAGGCTAAGTATTCGTTCAAGATGCTCTGGCGGCTGGCCTACAACGGCATTTTTAACTTCAGCGAATACCCCATCAAGTTCATCACCAACCTTGGCCTCTGGACGCTCGGATTCGCCGTCATTTACCTGATCTATAACCTGGTCCGTAAGTTCGCTTACGACGACGTACCCCAGGGCTTTACGGCAACGATCTTCCTGATCACGCTCTTCAGCGGCGTGCAGCTGATTGCCCTGGGTATCATTGGTGAGTATGTACTGCGCATTTTCTTCCAGGTGAAAGGGCGCCCGCTGTTCATCATTCGCGAACAGATCAAAGACAGCCAGCCGGTAGGGCAGGGGGAGGTGTTGAATGTATAG